In one Pseudomonas fitomaticsae genomic region, the following are encoded:
- a CDS encoding HDOD domain-containing protein — MANETNVPHVKPTTLDGWVKLLDSVRLPVPQDAHDRVCRAIRDDRSSLRDIADLMQDSPALALSIIREANRHTHGNMTAPAENLEVAINRLGLGRTEELLARLPTEPAAQIPQALRQLQMISQHATQQANGFFASRLARLWQDIHWGSLLFLSPLWPLALTFPKLLEEWEVRVIHKGESARVVEKQLFGVRLLKIGEALVEAWRLPIWVQQGYRLLLTEQRELVKVLRIARDVDHPLRQQNRLDDDPTLRRWLNQPANTVLLANGLALSAQQAWDSPHSERWQYLTSLYLQISMDEVQQQLHQQAAVSARHHFMPDLWHPAVSLLWPWGTHRLPAGMLPAAAPSAEDLTQWRRQCAELLAVPSRFTNAMSLTVAARDALIASGMRRVMILMADRSHANLRVHQTSGLPKEAAALNFVVSQSSVLQRLLAQQAQVRITPDNNAQFSALLPPSLRTLFRGEHLFLRSLVNNGRVIMIVVADQGGGPFADITVQAFGKTAQCIEKALHSFSQRGQ, encoded by the coding sequence ATGGCTAATGAAACGAACGTCCCACACGTAAAACCGACCACACTCGATGGCTGGGTGAAACTGCTCGACAGCGTTCGCCTGCCGGTGCCGCAAGACGCCCATGACCGGGTCTGCCGGGCGATTCGCGATGACCGCAGCTCGCTGCGCGACATCGCCGACCTGATGCAGGACAGCCCGGCGCTGGCCCTGAGCATCATCCGCGAAGCCAACCGCCACACTCACGGCAACATGACTGCGCCGGCGGAAAACCTCGAAGTGGCGATCAATCGCCTCGGCCTTGGCCGTACCGAAGAACTGCTGGCACGCCTGCCCACCGAACCTGCCGCACAGATCCCCCAGGCCCTGCGCCAATTGCAGATGATCAGCCAGCACGCCACGCAACAGGCCAACGGTTTTTTTGCCAGCCGCCTCGCGCGACTTTGGCAGGACATTCATTGGGGCAGCCTGCTGTTTCTGTCGCCGCTGTGGCCGTTGGCGCTGACCTTTCCCAAATTGCTTGAAGAGTGGGAAGTGCGGGTTATCCACAAGGGTGAATCGGCGCGAGTCGTGGAAAAGCAGCTGTTCGGTGTGCGCCTGCTGAAAATCGGCGAAGCGCTGGTGGAAGCCTGGCGTCTGCCGATCTGGGTGCAGCAAGGTTATCGGCTGCTGCTGACCGAGCAGCGCGAACTGGTCAAAGTCCTGCGCATTGCCCGCGACGTCGATCATCCGCTGCGCCAGCAGAATCGCCTCGACGATGATCCGACCCTGCGCCGCTGGCTCAATCAGCCGGCCAACACCGTGTTGCTGGCCAACGGCCTGGCACTCTCGGCGCAACAGGCCTGGGACAGTCCGCACAGCGAGCGCTGGCAATACCTGACCAGCCTTTATCTGCAAATCTCGATGGACGAGGTGCAACAGCAGTTGCACCAACAGGCTGCCGTCAGCGCTCGCCATCATTTCATGCCGGACCTCTGGCACCCGGCAGTTTCGCTGCTGTGGCCGTGGGGCACTCATCGCCTGCCCGCCGGAATGCTCCCGGCTGCGGCGCCATCCGCTGAAGACCTGACCCAGTGGCGCCGCCAATGCGCCGAGCTGTTGGCCGTGCCAAGCCGCTTCACCAACGCCATGAGTCTGACTGTCGCCGCCCGCGATGCGCTGATCGCCAGCGGCATGCGTCGGGTGATGATCCTGATGGCCGACCGCAGCCACGCCAATCTGCGCGTCCACCAAACCTCGGGGTTGCCGAAGGAAGCCGCTGCGCTCAACTTCGTCGTCAGCCAGAGTTCGGTACTGCAACGCTTGCTCGCGCAACAGGCGCAAGTGCGGATCACCCCGGACAACAATGCCCAGTTTTCCGCCCTGCTGCCGCCCTCGCTGCGCACGCTGTTTCGTGGCGAACACCTATTCCTGCGCTCGCTGGTGAACAACGGCCGGGTGATCATGATCGTGGTCGCCGACCAGGGTGGCGGACCGTTCGCCGACATCACCGTGCAAGCCTTCGGCAAAACCGCGCAGTGCATCGAGAAAGCCCTGCACAGTTTTAGCCAGCGCGGCCAATGA
- the motB gene encoding flagellar motor protein MotB: protein MENNQPIIIKRVKRIAGGHHGGAWKIAFADFATAMMAFFLVLWLLSTATPEQKIAIAGYFKDPVGFSESGTPYIIDLGGTPTLAPENTLNPEVKSQPQPDKVTVDTEQVEGMAEQVEKERLELLLQELQNKVDENPQLQKFKDQILFEITPNGLRIQIMDAENRPMFDSGSARLKPYFEDILLAMADTIKAVPNKISISGHTDAKPYVGNGDFGNWELSANRANAARRALVAGSYPDSQVARVVGYASSALFDKENPFNPVNRRIDIVVLTKKAQAAIEGAQGADPSKPTDQGQNGAAPATPVDPNALPADQQPVPAHELRERLNLFDDPLPKPTEPGSAAPAPAPAAPAPAPKQ, encoded by the coding sequence ATGGAAAATAACCAGCCGATAATCATCAAGCGCGTCAAGCGCATCGCCGGCGGGCATCACGGCGGGGCGTGGAAGATCGCCTTCGCCGACTTCGCGACGGCGATGATGGCGTTCTTCCTGGTGTTGTGGCTGCTCTCCACCGCGACCCCGGAACAGAAGATCGCCATCGCCGGTTACTTCAAGGACCCGGTCGGTTTCTCCGAGAGCGGCACGCCGTACATCATCGATCTGGGCGGTACGCCGACCCTCGCGCCTGAAAACACCCTCAACCCCGAAGTGAAGTCTCAGCCGCAGCCTGACAAGGTCACGGTCGACACCGAACAGGTTGAAGGCATGGCCGAGCAGGTCGAGAAGGAACGTCTGGAACTGTTGCTGCAAGAACTGCAGAACAAGGTCGACGAGAACCCGCAACTGCAGAAATTCAAGGACCAGATCCTGTTCGAAATCACGCCGAACGGCTTGCGCATCCAGATCATGGACGCCGAGAACCGGCCGATGTTCGACTCAGGTTCCGCACGCCTGAAGCCGTACTTCGAAGACATCCTGCTGGCCATGGCCGACACCATCAAAGCGGTGCCGAACAAGATCAGCATCAGCGGCCACACCGATGCCAAGCCATACGTGGGCAACGGTGATTTCGGCAACTGGGAGCTTTCGGCCAACCGTGCCAACGCCGCCCGGCGTGCACTGGTGGCGGGCAGTTATCCGGACTCGCAAGTGGCTCGTGTGGTGGGTTACGCCTCGTCGGCACTGTTCGACAAGGAAAACCCGTTCAACCCGGTCAACCGCCGTATCGACATCGTGGTGCTGACCAAGAAGGCCCAGGCCGCCATCGAAGGTGCGCAAGGTGCCGACCCGTCGAAACCGACGGATCAAGGCCAGAACGGCGCCGCGCCGGCCACCCCGGTCGACCCGAACGCCTTGCCGGCGGATCAGCAACCGGTGCCGGCCCACGAGTTGCGCGAACGGCTGAACCTGTTCGACGACCCGCTGCCGAAACCGACCGAACCGGGCAGCGCGGCGCCAGCCCCGGCGCCTGCTGCACCGGCCCCTGCACCGAAGCAGTGA
- a CDS encoding molecular chaperone: MSEPRSQPKLSVPTPTQLRMSFCEATPRDLKRWIAGLPKANIGETARLLYQGLGELNQLLTPSDNRLHLLELLRPEVYFVCQHLERHFLHQAIMLDERSRKISNLCQALQSQLAIGYKQIIVRIAPKYSRDRAALVSEALQRAAHALKGQLVRATQLYSTAPEQLWFELHQLFRCACELQLQHRRVRDDLASLTGELSVEQTYLAVLLLGSARCNQLRQNQIARLAQVVEPWSAWLKLHPANPREGLFAVSADIDAGPRYRSQFRSEQQAGLLGFDPQPLVNAIESHLLHQDANTPLPVPSGLTLDTLQHLHASWGEAAERSFQRTVGQGNLTVCVGMSALHFYLGGERTFSELLKHPGARAANFSRAVVQGEKDSWSQAFDAAPQNTSDQLLPYEEIRYEPLIDDEGDADSPPHYPTYALPVINHSPGGYCLAWPKEVPAELQAGEMVGIQDSLNQGWSIAVVRWIRQVRGAGTQMGIELVAPHARPCGLQLVRSRDDHSQYLRGLLLPEISAIDLPATLLAPRLPFQEGNKVLINTQGEEHRAGLDRRVASTHSFNQFAYRSLEAARNGGSEEDFDSLWKSL, encoded by the coding sequence ATGAGTGAGCCACGATCCCAACCGAAACTGAGCGTCCCGACGCCCACGCAGTTGCGCATGTCCTTCTGTGAGGCCACCCCGCGCGACCTCAAGCGCTGGATCGCCGGCCTGCCCAAGGCCAACATCGGCGAAACCGCACGCCTGTTGTATCAAGGCCTCGGCGAACTCAATCAACTGCTGACCCCCAGCGACAATCGCCTGCATCTGTTGGAGCTGCTGCGGCCCGAGGTTTACTTCGTCTGCCAGCATCTGGAACGGCATTTTCTGCATCAGGCGATCATGCTCGATGAGCGTTCGCGCAAGATCAGCAACCTGTGCCAGGCCCTGCAAAGTCAGCTGGCCATCGGTTACAAACAGATCATTGTGCGGATCGCGCCCAAGTACTCCCGGGATCGCGCAGCCCTGGTGAGCGAAGCGCTGCAACGGGCGGCCCATGCACTGAAAGGGCAACTGGTTCGCGCCACGCAGCTGTACAGCACCGCGCCGGAACAGCTGTGGTTCGAACTGCATCAATTGTTTCGCTGTGCCTGCGAGTTGCAACTGCAACATCGGCGAGTGCGCGACGACCTTGCCAGCCTGACCGGCGAGTTGAGCGTCGAACAGACCTACCTCGCCGTCCTGCTGCTGGGCAGCGCCCGCTGCAATCAGCTGCGCCAGAACCAGATCGCGCGCCTGGCGCAAGTGGTGGAACCCTGGAGTGCGTGGCTGAAGCTGCATCCCGCCAATCCGCGCGAAGGGTTGTTCGCGGTCTCGGCAGACATCGACGCCGGCCCGCGTTACCGCTCCCAGTTTCGCAGCGAGCAACAGGCCGGTCTGCTCGGTTTCGATCCGCAACCGCTGGTGAATGCCATCGAGTCCCACCTGCTGCATCAGGATGCGAACACGCCGCTGCCCGTGCCGTCGGGTCTGACCCTCGATACCCTGCAACACCTGCACGCCAGCTGGGGTGAAGCCGCCGAGCGCAGCTTCCAGCGCACCGTCGGTCAGGGCAACCTGACTGTGTGCGTCGGCATGAGCGCCCTGCACTTCTACCTCGGCGGCGAACGCACCTTCAGCGAACTGCTCAAACACCCCGGCGCCCGTGCGGCGAATTTCAGCCGCGCGGTGGTTCAGGGTGAAAAGGACAGTTGGAGCCAGGCGTTCGATGCCGCACCGCAAAACACTTCCGATCAATTGTTGCCCTACGAGGAAATCCGCTACGAACCGCTGATCGACGATGAAGGCGACGCCGACAGCCCGCCCCATTACCCGACCTATGCCTTGCCGGTAATCAACCACAGCCCCGGCGGGTATTGCCTGGCCTGGCCGAAGGAAGTCCCTGCCGAATTGCAGGCCGGGGAAATGGTCGGGATTCAGGACAGCCTCAATCAGGGCTGGAGCATTGCTGTGGTGCGCTGGATCCGCCAGGTGCGCGGCGCCGGTACGCAAATGGGCATCGAACTGGTGGCGCCCCATGCCCGGCCGTGCGGGTTGCAACTGGTGCGTTCGCGGGATGATCACAGCCAGTATCTACGCGGTTTGCTGTTGCCGGAGATCAGTGCGATCGACTTGCCGGCGACGTTACTGGCGCCACGGCTGCCGTTTCAGGAAGGCAATAAAGTGCTGATCAACACCCAGGGCGAGGAGCACCGCGCCGGGCTGGATCGGCGGGTGGCCAGCACTCACAGTTTCAATCAGTTTGCCTATCGCTCGCTGGAGGCCGCCAGGAATGGCGGGAGCGAGGAGGATTTCGACTCGTTGTGGAAATCCCTTTGA
- the motA gene encoding flagellar motor stator protein MotA, whose amino-acid sequence MAKIIGIIVVFASVLGGYVLSHGKIAALIQPFEVMIIGGAALGAFLQANPGYMTMHVLKKSLSMFSSRFSHTFYLEVLGLIYEILNKSRREGMMAIEGDIEDAAASPIFAKYPAVLKDERMTAFICDYLRIMSSGNMAPHELEGLFDMELYSLKEDLEHPSHAVNGIADAMPGFGIVAAVLGIVVTMASLGEGDQKSIGLHVGAALVGTFFGILAAYGFFGPLAHSLAHDAKEELNVYEAIKASLVASASGMPPSLAVEFGRKVLYPAHRPSFAELEQAVRGR is encoded by the coding sequence ATGGCTAAAATTATCGGCATCATCGTCGTATTCGCGAGCGTGCTCGGCGGATACGTGCTCTCCCACGGCAAGATTGCCGCCCTGATCCAGCCTTTCGAGGTGATGATCATCGGTGGTGCTGCACTCGGTGCATTCCTGCAGGCCAACCCCGGCTACATGACGATGCACGTGCTCAAGAAATCCCTGAGCATGTTCAGTTCGCGTTTCAGCCACACGTTCTATCTGGAAGTGCTGGGCCTGATCTACGAGATCCTCAACAAGAGCCGCCGCGAAGGCATGATGGCCATCGAAGGCGACATCGAAGACGCCGCCGCGAGCCCGATCTTCGCCAAGTACCCGGCGGTACTGAAAGACGAACGCATGACCGCGTTCATCTGCGATTACCTGCGCATCATGTCCTCCGGCAACATGGCTCCCCACGAGCTGGAAGGCCTGTTCGACATGGAACTGTACAGCCTGAAGGAAGACCTCGAGCATCCGTCCCACGCGGTGAACGGCATCGCCGACGCCATGCCGGGTTTCGGTATCGTCGCGGCGGTACTGGGTATCGTGGTGACCATGGCCTCCCTGGGTGAGGGCGATCAGAAGTCTATCGGTCTGCACGTAGGTGCGGCACTCGTGGGTACCTTCTTCGGTATTCTCGCGGCGTACGGTTTCTTCGGCCCGCTGGCGCACTCCCTGGCCCACGATGCCAAGGAAGAGCTGAACGTCTACGAAGCCATCAAGGCCTCGCTGGTGGCTTCGGCTTCCGGCATGCCGCCGTCGCTGGCTGTCGAGTTCGGTCGCAAGGTTCTGTACCCGGCTCACCGTCCAAGCTTTGCCGAGCTGGAACAAGCCGTTCGCGGTCGTTAA
- a CDS encoding rhodanese-like domain-containing protein: MSDFSGLALVIEPSDLLPRLESRDLILVDLTSAARYAEGHIPGARFVDPKRTQLGQAPAPGLLPSKEKLEELFGELGHRKDAVYVVYDDEGGGWAGRFIWLLDVIGHDNYHYLDGGLPAWLAEGSPMSIQIPPAVGGPVALTLHEEPTATREYLQSRLGAADLAIWDARGPLEYSGEKVLAAKGGHIPGAVNFEWTAGMDQARQLRIRTDMPQILENLGITKDKEIITHCQTHHRSGFTYLVAKALGYPRVKGYAGSWGEWGNHPDTPVEL, from the coding sequence ATGTCTGATTTCTCTGGCCTGGCCCTGGTGATCGAGCCGAGCGACCTGCTGCCGCGCCTCGAATCCCGCGATCTGATTCTGGTGGATCTGACCAGTGCCGCCCGCTACGCCGAGGGACACATTCCCGGCGCACGTTTTGTTGATCCGAAACGCACCCAGCTGGGTCAGGCGCCGGCTCCGGGCCTGTTGCCGAGCAAAGAAAAACTCGAAGAACTGTTCGGTGAGCTCGGCCATCGCAAGGACGCGGTCTACGTGGTCTATGACGACGAAGGCGGCGGCTGGGCCGGGCGCTTCATCTGGCTGCTCGACGTGATCGGTCACGACAACTACCACTACCTCGACGGCGGTCTGCCGGCGTGGCTGGCGGAAGGTTCGCCGATGTCGATCCAGATTCCTCCGGCGGTGGGCGGCCCGGTTGCCCTCACCCTGCACGAGGAACCGACCGCCACCCGCGAATACCTGCAAAGCCGTCTCGGCGCCGCTGACCTGGCAATCTGGGACGCTCGCGGGCCGCTTGAGTATTCCGGCGAGAAAGTCCTGGCGGCCAAGGGTGGACACATCCCCGGCGCGGTCAATTTCGAATGGACGGCAGGCATGGATCAGGCGCGTCAACTGCGCATCCGTACCGACATGCCGCAGATCCTGGAAAACCTCGGGATCACCAAAGACAAAGAAATCATTACTCACTGCCAGACCCATCACCGGTCCGGTTTCACTTATCTGGTGGCCAAGGCCCTCGGTTATCCGCGGGTCAAGGGCTACGCCGGTTCCTGGGGCGAATGGGGCAACCACCCCGACACCCCCGTCGAGCTTTAA
- the serB gene encoding phosphoserine phosphatase SerB, producing MREIVLINITGVDRPGLTAAITGVLAQGGVNILDIGQAVIHDMLSFGILVEIPDSEQGKSVLKDILFKGYELDQQVRFTPVSEEDYQQWVGNQGKKRHIVTLLTRKVTAGQLQAVSSITAKYGLNIDHIDRLSGRMPLDTPADKGKGCIEFSVRGEAADPQALRAEFLSVAQELNVDIAFQEDSLFRRNRRLAVFDMDSTLIEAEVIDELAKAAGVGDQVSQITERAMAGELDFRASFKERLALLKGLDVSVLDSIGASLRLTEGAETLFAELKRLGYKTAILSGGFTYFAKQLQARLGIDYVFANELEVVDGKCTGVAIEPIVDAQRKADLLKQLAEKEGLRLEQTIAVGDGANDLPMLAIAGLGVAFRAKPLVKQSAKQAISTLGLDGVLYLLGFRDRDGQL from the coding sequence TTGCGCGAAATCGTCCTGATTAACATCACGGGAGTCGACCGTCCGGGTCTGACGGCGGCCATTACCGGTGTTCTGGCCCAGGGTGGTGTGAATATCCTCGACATCGGTCAGGCGGTGATCCACGACATGCTGTCGTTCGGCATCCTCGTGGAAATCCCCGACTCCGAGCAAGGCAAGTCGGTGCTCAAGGACATCCTGTTCAAGGGCTATGAACTCGACCAGCAGGTGCGCTTCACCCCGGTGTCCGAAGAGGATTACCAGCAATGGGTGGGCAATCAGGGCAAGAAGCGCCACATCGTTACCCTGCTGACCCGCAAGGTCACCGCCGGCCAGTTGCAGGCCGTGAGCTCGATCACCGCCAAATACGGCCTGAACATCGACCATATCGACCGTCTGTCGGGTCGCATGCCGCTGGACACCCCGGCCGACAAGGGCAAGGGCTGCATCGAGTTCTCTGTGCGTGGCGAAGCGGCCGATCCGCAGGCCCTGCGCGCCGAGTTCCTCAGCGTGGCTCAGGAACTGAATGTCGACATCGCCTTCCAGGAAGATTCGCTGTTCCGTCGCAACCGCCGTCTGGCGGTATTCGACATGGACTCGACCCTGATCGAGGCCGAAGTCATCGATGAACTGGCCAAGGCCGCCGGCGTTGGCGATCAGGTTTCGCAAATCACCGAGCGGGCAATGGCCGGTGAACTGGACTTCCGCGCCAGCTTCAAGGAGCGTCTGGCGCTGCTCAAGGGCCTGGATGTCAGCGTGCTCGACTCGATCGGCGCCTCGCTGCGCCTGACCGAGGGTGCCGAAACCCTGTTCGCCGAACTCAAGCGCCTGGGTTACAAGACCGCGATCCTGTCGGGCGGCTTCACCTACTTCGCCAAGCAGTTGCAGGCCAGACTCGGCATCGACTACGTGTTCGCCAACGAACTGGAAGTGGTCGACGGCAAGTGCACCGGCGTGGCGATCGAGCCGATCGTCGATGCCCAGCGCAAGGCCGATCTGCTGAAACAGCTGGCTGAAAAAGAAGGTTTGCGTCTGGAACAGACCATCGCCGTGGGCGACGGTGCCAATGACCTGCCGATGCTGGCGATTGCCGGTCTGGGTGTGGCGTTCCGCGCCAAGCCGCTGGTCAAGCAGTCGGCGAAGCAGGCGATCTCGACCCTCGGTCTGGACGGCGTGCTGTACCTGCTGGGCTTCCGGGATCGCGACGGGCAGCTCTGA
- a CDS encoding lectin OAA family protein gives MSKYAVANQWGGSSAPWHPGGTWVLGARDNQNVVAIEIKSGDGGKSFTGTMTYAGEGPIGFKAQRTGQNQYNVENQWGGNDAPWHPGGKWVIGGRDNQNVIALSVTSSDGGKNLSGTNTYANEGPIGFRGQIE, from the coding sequence ATGTCTAAATACGCAGTGGCAAATCAATGGGGCGGTAGTTCGGCACCTTGGCATCCGGGTGGAACCTGGGTGTTGGGCGCGCGGGACAACCAGAATGTCGTCGCGATCGAGATCAAGTCCGGCGACGGTGGCAAAAGCTTCACCGGCACCATGACCTACGCCGGCGAAGGCCCTATTGGCTTCAAGGCTCAGCGCACTGGCCAGAACCAGTACAACGTCGAGAACCAGTGGGGTGGCAACGATGCCCCGTGGCATCCAGGTGGCAAGTGGGTGATCGGCGGGCGGGATAACCAGAACGTTATCGCGTTGAGTGTCACATCCAGTGACGGAGGGAAAAACCTCAGTGGCACCAATACCTACGCCAACGAAGGGCCGATCGGCTTCCGTGGGCAGATAGAGTAA
- the asd gene encoding archaetidylserine decarboxylase (Phosphatidylserine decarboxylase is synthesized as a single chain precursor. Generation of the pyruvoyl active site from a Ser is coupled to cleavage of a Gly-Ser bond between the larger (beta) and smaller (alpha chains). It is an integral membrane protein.) has product MKERLFIISQYLLPHHLLSRLAGCVAECRVRWFKNAFTTWFAKRYQVDMSQALVEDVTAYEHFNAFFTRALKDGARPLDQTPGAILSPADGAISQLGPIEHGRIFQAKGHSFSVLELLGGDAANAAPFMGGEFATVYLSPKDYHRVHMPLAGTLREMVYIPGRIFSVNQTTAENVPELFARNERVACIFDTERGPMAVVLVGAMIVASIETVWAGLVTPPKRELKTFRYDEAARAPIHLEKGAELGRFKLGSTAIVLFGPDQVKWVEELKAGSPVQMGQALAQSNA; this is encoded by the coding sequence ATGAAAGAGCGTTTGTTTATCATCAGCCAATACCTGCTGCCCCATCACCTGCTGTCGCGCCTGGCCGGCTGCGTCGCCGAGTGCCGCGTGCGCTGGTTCAAGAATGCCTTCACCACCTGGTTCGCCAAGCGTTACCAAGTGGACATGTCCCAGGCACTGGTTGAAGACGTCACCGCTTACGAGCACTTCAACGCCTTCTTCACCCGCGCCCTGAAAGACGGTGCACGTCCACTGGACCAGACCCCGGGCGCGATCCTCAGCCCGGCCGACGGTGCGATCAGCCAGCTCGGCCCGATCGAGCACGGTCGCATCTTCCAGGCCAAGGGCCACAGCTTCAGCGTGCTGGAACTGCTGGGCGGCGACGCGGCCAATGCGGCTCCATTCATGGGCGGTGAGTTCGCGACTGTGTACCTGTCGCCGAAGGACTACCACCGCGTGCACATGCCGCTGGCCGGCACCCTGCGCGAAATGGTCTACATCCCGGGCCGGATCTTCTCGGTCAACCAGACCACCGCGGAAAACGTTCCGGAACTGTTCGCCCGCAACGAGCGCGTGGCGTGCATCTTCGACACCGAGCGCGGACCGATGGCCGTGGTGCTGGTGGGCGCGATGATCGTGGCATCGATCGAAACCGTGTGGGCCGGTCTGGTCACGCCACCGAAGCGCGAGCTGAAAACCTTCCGTTACGACGAAGCCGCCCGTGCGCCGATTCATCTGGAAAAAGGTGCAGAACTGGGGCGCTTCAAGCTGGGTTCGACCGCGATCGTGCTGTTCGGGCCGGACCAGGTGAAATGGGTTGAAGAATTGAAAGCCGGCTCGCCGGTACAGATGGGTCAGGCTCTGGCACAGTCGAACGCCTGA